The DNA sequence CATCTTCCACCGCACCTGGCTGTGCGTCGGCCACCAGGCGGAGCTGCCCAATCCGGGCGACTTTCGCGCCACCACGCTCGGCCGCCAGCCGGTGATCATGGTGCGCGGCGAGGACGGCCAGGTGCGGGTGTTCATGAACCGCTGCCGCCACCGCGGCATGACCGTGTGCGAGACGGAAACCGGCAACGCACGCTTTTTCACCTGCTGGTACCACGGCTGGGTGTACAGGAACACCGGCCCGCTGCAGGACGTGCCCGGCCCCGCCGGCTACGGGGCGGACTTCCACAAGGAAGACTTTGGCCTGACGCTCGTGCCGCGCCAGGCCAGCTACCGCGGCTTCGTGTTTGCCAGTCTCGCCCCGACCGGGCCGACACTGGCCGAGCACCTCGGCCCGGCCGCCAAATACCTCGACATCTACATGGACGCCTCGCCGGTCGGCGACATCGACGTCACCGCCGGCGTGCACCGCACCCGCTACCGCGGCAACTGGAAGTTCGTCGGCATGGACGGCTACCACCCGCACTACACGCACCGCTCGGTGCTCGACGCCTGGCGTCGGCGCAGCGGCGGCAACATGGCCGACACCCACCACGGCGACCCGTTCGCCGACGACTCCGGCAACCTGACGCGCGACCTTGGCAACGGTCACGTGCTGCTGGATTTCTTCCCCGGCCGCATGGGCAACCTGGACCGCTATCTGGCCACCCTGCGCAAGCTGCCGCAGGGCGAGGACTACATCCAGGCCATGCACAGCGCCCATGGCGAGGCGCGCGGAAACGAACTGCTGGCCTGGGCCGGCGACCCGCACGTCGGCATTTATCCGAACCTGCAACTGATCGGCGTGCAGATTCGCCTGGTGCGCCCGCTGGCGGTGGACGACACCGAAGTGCTGATGTTCCCCGGCCTGCTCAAGGGCGTGCCGGCCAGCGTCAACAGCCTGCGCCTGCGCCAGCACGAATCGTTCTACGGTCCGGCCGGCGCCGGCTCGCCGGACGATGCCGAACTGTTCGAGCGCAACCAGGAAGGACTGCAGGCCAGCGTCGATCCGTGGCTGTATCTGGGCCGCGGCCTGAACCGCGAGCGCGTGGAGCCGGACGGCACGCGAGTCGGCCTGGTCGGCGACGAAACCACCCAGCGCGGCCAGCTGCGCGGCTGGCTCGAGCTGATGTCGGAGGCCTTGGCATGACCATCACCCGCGAGGCGGTGGAAGCCTTCCTGTTCCACGAAGCCGACCTGCTCGACGACATGGATGCCGAGGCGTGGCTGGCCCTGTGGGCGCCCGAGTGCTGCTACTGGGTGCCCTGCAACGGCCGCGACGACAGCACCGATCCGCAGCGGCAGGTGTCCATCATCTACGACGACCGGGCACGCCTCGAAGACCGCATCTACCGCCTCATGAGCAGCGCCGCGCACAGCCAGCGGCCGCGCTCGCGCATGCGCCGGGTGGTCGGCAACATCCGCTACGAAGTGCGCGAGGGCGAAGTCCACACGCGCTCGAACTTCCTGCTGGCCGAACTGCGCCGCGGACGGCAAGAGATATGGTCAGGCGTCAGCCAGCACCGCCTGCTACCGGCCAGCGACGGTTTTCAGATCAGGGCCAAAACCGTACTGCTGACGCAAAGCGACGAGGCCATCGACAATCTCACCTTCCTGCTGTGACCCCACCCCGCAGAGACTTCCCATGAGCAACGACGTATCCACAGTCCTGGCCGCCCCCTTGTCCGGGAAGGTTCACCCGCAGGTGGCCGCCCACCTGGCGCAGATGGCGGCCATGAACCCGCCGCCCATCGAGGCGCTAACCGCCGAGCAGGTGCGCTTGGGCTTTGGCCTGCAGATGAAGATGACCGCCGGCCCGGCCACGCCGCTGCCGGTGGTGCGTGAGCTCACCCTGCCCGGGCCGGACGGGGCCATCAAGGCGCGGCTTTACCGGCCGACCGCCGACGGCGTGCTGCCGGGGTTGGTGTTCTTCCACGGCGGCGGCTGGGTGATCGGCGATCTGGACAGCCACGACGACCTGTGCCGGGATCTGGCCGCGCAGGCCGGCTGCGCCGTGCTGGCCGTGGATTACCGCCTGGCGCCGGAGCACCGTTTTCCGGCCGCGGCCGAGGACGCCATCGCGGCCGCCGACTGGGCCGCCGCCAATGCCACGCAGATGGGCATCGATCCGGCACGCCTGGCCGTCGGCGGCGACAGCGCGGGCGGCAACCTGGCCGCCGTGGCGGCACTTGCCGCGCGCGATGCCGGCCGGCCACTGGCCGCGCAGCTTCTGATCTATCCGGTCACCGACATGTCGCGCTTCGAAGGCGAGTCATACGCCGCCTGCGGTGAAGGCTATGGCCTGACCGCGGGCGCCATGGTCTGGTTTCGCGATCACTACCTGACCGACGCGAAAGCCGGCCGCGACTGGCGCGTATCACCCCTGCTGGCGAGCGATCTTGGCCGCCTGCCGCCGGCGCTGGTGGTGACGGCCGAATTCGACGTGCTGCGTAGCGAGGGCGAGGCCTACGCCAAGCGCCTGGCCGAAGCCGGCGTGCCGACAAAGCTCGCCCGCTACGACGGCATGATCCATGGTTTCGCGTCCATGGCCGGCGTGCTCGACGTCGGGCGGCAGGCGCGCGGCGACATGGCGCAGTGGCTCAGGGCGACGCTGGGCTGCTGAGGGGGGCGGGCGGCTACTGGCTCGCTGGCGCCGCCCGTTCCTGTCGCCACATGCCCAGCACCAGCAGGGCGGCGCCGACGGTGATGGCGCTGTCGGCGATGTTGAAGGCCGGGAAGTGCCAGGCGCGGTAGTAGACGTCGAAAAAATCGACCACGTGGCCCAGCCACAGGCGGTCGATCAGGTTGCCGACCGCGCCGCTGAGCACCAGTGACAGGCCCAGGCCGTTCAGACGGTCGGCCGGTGGCGTGCGCCGCAGCAGGACGACGATGATCACGCTGGCGGCCAGCGCCATGCCGCTGAACAGCCAGCGCTGCCAGCCGCCGGCATCAGCCAGAAAGCTGAATGACGCGCCGCGGTTGAAGGCTAGCGTAAGGTTGAAACCGGGCACCAGCGGTATCGTCTGGTAAGGCTCCAGCAGGCGCAGCACGGCCAGCTTGCTGGCCTGGTCGAGCATGACCAGCAGCGCGGCAAGTGCCAGCCGGGCGCCCATCAGGCGAATTGCCGCCGCTCGCCAGCGCCTGCGACGTTCTCGACGCAGCGGCCGCACAGCTCGGGATGTTCGGCGTTGTCGCCGACGTCTTCGCGGTGGTGCCAGCAGCGTACGCATTTGGGGTGGCTGGTAGCGCGCGCCGCCAGCCACAGATCGGCGTCGGCGTGCGCGTCGGTGGGGCGGGCAGTGTCGGCGTGAACGCGCGCGTAGGAACAGATCAGCGCAAAACGCAGCTCGTCCCCCAGATTGTCGAGCAGCGCCCTGTCGTCGGCGTTGACATAAAGATCGACCTCGGCATCCAGCGCGGAGCCAATCGCCCCCGCCACCCGCAGGCGTTCGAGTTGGCGGTTGACCGCATCGCGGATGGCGCGCAGCCGCTCCCAGTCGGCCGGGCGGATGGCCTCGCTCGCCTCGTCCGGCAGGGCCGGCAGCGCGTACCACTCGGCCAGCAGCACACTGTCTGCGCGCGCGCCGGGCAGGTGCTGCCAGATGTCCTCGGCGGTGAAGCTCAGGATCGGCGCCAGCCAGCGCACCAGGGCTTCGAGCACGTGGTACATGGCCGTCTGCGCCGAACGCCGGGCCGCGCTGTCCGCCCGGCAGGTGTACTGGCGGTCCTTGATGATGTCCAGGTAGAACGCGCCCAGGTCCACGGCGCAGAAGTGATGCACCTTCTGGCTGACCTCGTGGAACTGGAACGCGGTGTAGGCGCCGCGCACCTCGGCGTCGAGTGCCACCGCCCGGCGCAGCAGCCAGCGGTCCAGCGC is a window from the Immundisolibacter sp. genome containing:
- a CDS encoding Rieske 2Fe-2S domain-containing protein; the protein is MNAPHALSDYAHLVQPDRVHSAIYTDPAIFEQEMARIFHRTWLCVGHQAELPNPGDFRATTLGRQPVIMVRGEDGQVRVFMNRCRHRGMTVCETETGNARFFTCWYHGWVYRNTGPLQDVPGPAGYGADFHKEDFGLTLVPRQASYRGFVFASLAPTGPTLAEHLGPAAKYLDIYMDASPVGDIDVTAGVHRTRYRGNWKFVGMDGYHPHYTHRSVLDAWRRRSGGNMADTHHGDPFADDSGNLTRDLGNGHVLLDFFPGRMGNLDRYLATLRKLPQGEDYIQAMHSAHGEARGNELLAWAGDPHVGIYPNLQLIGVQIRLVRPLAVDDTEVLMFPGLLKGVPASVNSLRLRQHESFYGPAGAGSPDDAELFERNQEGLQASVDPWLYLGRGLNRERVEPDGTRVGLVGDETTQRGQLRGWLELMSEALA
- a CDS encoding aromatic-ring-hydroxylating dioxygenase subunit beta; its protein translation is MTITREAVEAFLFHEADLLDDMDAEAWLALWAPECCYWVPCNGRDDSTDPQRQVSIIYDDRARLEDRIYRLMSSAAHSQRPRSRMRRVVGNIRYEVREGEVHTRSNFLLAELRRGRQEIWSGVSQHRLLPASDGFQIRAKTVLLTQSDEAIDNLTFLL
- a CDS encoding alpha/beta hydrolase; its protein translation is MSNDVSTVLAAPLSGKVHPQVAAHLAQMAAMNPPPIEALTAEQVRLGFGLQMKMTAGPATPLPVVRELTLPGPDGAIKARLYRPTADGVLPGLVFFHGGGWVIGDLDSHDDLCRDLAAQAGCAVLAVDYRLAPEHRFPAAAEDAIAAADWAAANATQMGIDPARLAVGGDSAGGNLAAVAALAARDAGRPLAAQLLIYPVTDMSRFEGESYAACGEGYGLTAGAMVWFRDHYLTDAKAGRDWRVSPLLASDLGRLPPALVVTAEFDVLRSEGEAYAKRLAEAGVPTKLARYDGMIHGFASMAGVLDVGRQARGDMAQWLRATLGC
- the lspA gene encoding signal peptidase II — translated: MGARLALAALLVMLDQASKLAVLRLLEPYQTIPLVPGFNLTLAFNRGASFSFLADAGGWQRWLFSGMALAASVIIVVLLRRTPPADRLNGLGLSLVLSGAVGNLIDRLWLGHVVDFFDVYYRAWHFPAFNIADSAITVGAALLVLGMWRQERAAPASQ